In Vanacampus margaritifer isolate UIUO_Vmar chromosome 18, RoL_Vmar_1.0, whole genome shotgun sequence, a genomic segment contains:
- the ercc4 gene encoding DNA repair endonuclease XPF: MAGPLLEFETEMFLSLFSCDGLLVVAEGMGIDRILLQFMRVYSEQGSLVLLLNTTTPEQEYLTEQLQVEGVTHLPRTVTSEVQGTERYDVYTKGGVLFVTSRILVVDFLTDRIPAHLISGILVYRAHKIIESCQEAFILRLFRQKNKTGFIKAFTDKATAFSSGFCQVERVMRNLFVKKLYIWPRFQASVNTALERHKPDVVELHVSLTPFMRAVQSSVLDIMGACLKELKRYNPTLEAEDLSLENTLSNAFDKTIRHYLDPLWHQLGSKTKALVQDLKVLRVLLLYLTQYDCVTFLNLLESLRSSQKNFGSNSGWLFLDSSTSMFVNARSRVYHIPENKKKLKVGAEAEKKRIPAVSEVKRVLVLEKSPKWEALSEVLQEIEKENKNSQNEPGRVLICASDDRTCAQLQQYIRHGAERLLNRLYHRTIAKRDPSAAPAFPSAKHKKDKGLVKGGPKGKGRGSWKRKEPKKATSKSKSRPSLTLTQMVANEQAVETAAMGSSEDEDDFGHEDEMAAEDALKLDLSSDAYYAVVKEPLMVIHPLRGCTDPHSLTRVLHEVEPTFVVLYDAELSFVRQLELYKACRPGKPLRVYFLIYGGSTEEQKYLTGLSKEKKAFEHLIREKATMVIPEEREGREDTNLDLARNLEPANATTNTRKAGGQEQPQEPSRVIVDMREFRSELPSLLHRRGLDIEPVTLEVGDYILTPDICVERKSVSDLIGSLQSGRLYTQCLSMNRYYRKPVLLIEFDPAKPFSLMARSDFRHEISSNDVSSKLTLLTLHFPRLRILWCPSPHATGELFLELKKGRKEPDAAAAQAVTAESDAVAESTELYNAGPYDFLLKMPGVNTKNVRALVRNADSLADLAKLSQDKLAQILENANNAKLLYEFLHNVADVQTPAQKSK, from the exons ATGGCTGGCCCTCTGCTGGAGTTTGAGACCGAAATGTTTCTGAGCCTGTTCAGTTGCGACGGGCTGCTCGTGGTAGCGGAGGGGATGGGGATAGACCGCATTCTGCTGCAGTTCATGCGGGTCTACTCCGAACAAGGCAGCCTGGTTCTACTACTGAACACTACCACCCCCGAACAG GAGTATTTGACGGAGCAGTTGCAAGTGGAGGGTGTGACCCACTTGCCGAGGACGGTGACCAGCGAGGTCCAAGGCACCGAGCGATACGACGTGTACACCAAGGGAGGGGTCCTGTTTGTCACCAGCAGAATCCTGGTGGTGGACTTCCTCACCGATCGCATACCCGCCCATCTTATTTCAG GCATCCTGGTGTACCGCGCTCACAAAATCATCGAATCGTGTCAGGAAGCGTTCATCCTGCGACTGTTCCGGCAGAAGAACAAGACGGGCTTCATCAAGGCCTTCACTGACAAAGCCACGGCCTTTTCCTCGGGCTTCTGCCAGGTGGAGCGTGTGATGAGGAACCTCTTTGTCAAGAAGCTCTACATTTGGCCCAG GTTCCAAGCGTCAGTAAACACAGCCTTAGAAAGACACAAGCCGGACGTGGTGGAGCTCCACGTGTCCCTGACGCCTTTCATGAGGGCCGTCCAGAGCTCCGTCCTGGACATCATGGGCGCCTGTCTGAAGGAACTGAAACGTTACAATCCCACCTTGGAAGCGGAGGATCTCTCCCTGGAGAACACGCTTAGCAACGCCTTCGATAAG ACCATCCGCCATTACCTGGACCCCTTGTGGCACCAGCTGGGATCAAAGACGAAGGCGCTGGTCCAGGACCTGAAGGTGCTGAGGGTTCTGCTGCTGTACCTTACCCAATACGATTGTGTCACATTCCTCAATCTGCTGGAGTCGCTCCGTTCCAGCCAAAAGAACTTTGGCTCCAACTCAG GGTGGCTCTTCCTGGACTCCAGTACATCCATGTTTGTGAACGCCCGGTCCAGAGTGTACCATATCccggaaaacaagaaaaaacttAAAGTTGGAGCTGAAGCTGAGAAAAAACGGATACCTGCGGTTTCAG aggTGAAGCGAGTATTGGTGCTGGAGAAAAGCCCAAAGTGGGAAGCTCTGTCTGAGGTCCTGCAGGAGATTGAGAAGGAGAACAAGAACTCCCAGAATGAACCAG GTCGCGTACTGATCTGCGCCAGCGATGACAGGACTTGCGCTCAACTGCAGCAGTACATCAGGCACGGAGCAGAGCGGCTCCTCAACCGACTGTACCACCGCACCATCGCCAAACGAGACCCGTCGGCCGCCCCTGCTTTTCCATCGGCCaaacataaaaaagacaaaggCCTTGTCAAAGGCGGCCCCAAGGGAAAAGGCCGAGGCAGCTGGAAAAGGAAAGAGCCGAAAAAAGCCACGTCCAAGTCTAAAAGCAGACCCTCGCTGACCTTGACTCAGATGGTCGCCAACGAGCAAGCCGTGGAAACGGCGGCGATGGGCAGCAGTGAGGACGAGGATGACTTTGGCCATGAAGACGAAATGGCGGCGGAAGACGCCCTCAAGCTGGATTTGTCATCCGACGCTTACTACGCCGTTGTGAAGGAGCCCCTGATGGTCATTCACCCCCTGAGGGGCTGCACGGACCCCCACAGCCTGACACGGGTGCTACATGAAGTGGAGCCCACCTTCGTGGTGCTTTACGACGCCGAGCTCAGCTTCGTGCGCCAGCTGGAGCTCTACAAAGCCTGTCGACCTGGCAAGCCACTCAG GGTGTACTTCCTCATCTATGGCGGCTCAACGGAGGAACAGAAATACTTGACCGGGCTGTCGAAAGAGAAGAAAGCTTTTGAGCATCTCATTAG GGAAAAGGCGACTATGGTCATCCCAGAGGAGAGGGAGGGGCGAGAAGATACCAATTTGGACCTTGCTAGGAATTTAGAGCCTGCCAATGCCACCACCAACACTCGCAAAGCTG GAGGCCAAGAGCAGCCCCAAGAGCCCTCGCGGGTCATCGTAGACATGCGCGAGTTCCGCAGCGAGCTCCCCTCTCTGCTCCACCGCCGCGGCCTCGACATCGAGCCCGTCACTTTGGAGGTGGGCGACTACATCCTCACGCCGGATATTTGTGTggagcgcaagagcgtcagcgATCTGATCGGCTCGCTGCAGAGCGGTCGCCTCTACACCCAGTGCCTCTCCATGAACCGCTATTACAGGAAGCCCGTGTTGCTCATCGAATTCGACCCGGCGAAACCGTTTTCCCTAATGGCCCGCTCCGACTTCCGCCACGAGATATCATCCAACGACGTTTCCTCCAAACTCACCTTGCTCACGTTGCATTTCCCGCGTCTGCGCATCCTCTGGTGTCCCTCGCCGCACGCCACGGGCGAGCTCTTTCTCGAGCTGAAGAAAGGTCGCAAAGaaccggacgccgccgccgctcaaGCCGTCACGGCCGAATCGGACGCGGTGGCAGAATCCACGGAGCTCTACAACGCCGGGCCGTATGACTTCTTGCTCAAGATGCCGGGAGTCAACACGAAAAATGTCCGAGCTCTGGTAAGGAATGCTGACAGTTTGGCCGATTTAGCCAAACTGAGCCAAGACAAGCTGGCGCAAATACTTGAGAATGCCAATAACGCCAAGTTGCTCTATGAGTTCTTGCATAATGTTGCAGATGTTCAAACTCCAGCGCAGAAGAGCAAATAA